One part of the Vitis riparia cultivar Riparia Gloire de Montpellier isolate 1030 chromosome 15, EGFV_Vit.rip_1.0, whole genome shotgun sequence genome encodes these proteins:
- the LOC117931951 gene encoding uncharacterized protein LOC117931951, which produces MAGVAVAAVNVEREEHWKHFDNSVNVVSFGFVATAILISMFLVMAILTHGDPEVPMMFDGKLRYPSPKMTVYARGVSVLIPREQIPTYIAHPAPAPCPPERIVPPSIALAIATPTFSFLFNS; this is translated from the exons atggctggag TGGCTGTGGCGGCTGTCAATGTGGAGAGGGAGGAGCATTGGAAGCACTTTGACAACTCTGTAAATGTCGTTTCTTTTGGGTTTGTTGCCACTGCTATTCTCATTTCTATGTTCCTTGTTATGGCCATTTT GACTCATGGGGATCCTGAGGTTCCGATGATGTTCGATGGCAAGCTTCGTTACCCTTCTCCCAAAATGACGGTTTACGCTCGAGGAGTATCGGTGTTGATACCCAGAGAACAAATCCCTACTTACATTGCACACCCAGCTCCAGCACCATGTCCTCCGGAGCGCATTGTTCCACCTTCCATTGCACTTGCAATAGCCACACCcaccttttcatttctttttaactCTTAA